CCTTATTGGAAGCACTTTTTTGAGGGTCGAATTTGAATCTCATGGTATAAAAAATATACCTTTATGGTATGAGGATGTCAAGATTATCGGGGACCCCAGAGGGGACGTAGGTGATTTGGGACCCCAGAGGGGACGTAGGTGATTTGTTGACTAACTGTTCATCTCAACATGATGGCCAGTTGGTTCACACCGACAGCGGCGGTCTGCTGGAGGAAAAACGTCGCCCCAACCTCTACCAGCAAAAGCTGGAATCAGGGGGAATCTTTCATTCGCTAACTCGCCAGGGGCAATTCTCCATTTCCAGCTGAGGCAAATAAAGGAATGGGTGTTGGCGTTGTGATTAACCTATGGGATTCAATATCTTGATTTTGAGTTATTGCGATTTTCAAACTCGTGCTATAAAAAGCTTATAGGGTACTTGTTTGAAAAGTGGGAGCCGCAAAACTCCTATTTCTTTCAGATTTGACCCACATGCCGATCTCTTGCCAGGCGGGAACAGCTTGGATGGATACGGTTTCCGAAAGGAATATGCCATGCAACGAGAGCAGGTCATCCAGATTCTTTCACAACATATGGAAGAAATCCGTCAAAAATTTGATGTTCAATCGCTGTCTCTTTTTGGTTCGGTTGCCAGAGGAGAATCCAGACCGGATAGCGATCTCGATATACTTGTTACCTACAGTCAAGTTCCTGGGTTGTTTAAGTACTTGGATTTAAAAGAGTATCTCGAAGACTTGTTTCACCAACCGGTCGATCTGGTGACCATGAAGGCCCTTAAAAAGCAACTTCGCGATGAAATCCTTGGGGAGGCTGTTCATGTCCACTAGGGGGTGGAGGTTTCGGATTGAGGACATTCTGGAGGCAATTACTCGTATTCAGGAATATTCCGCCGGCCTTGATTATCCTAATTGGCAACAGGACCAAAAAACCGTTGATGCGGTTATACGTAATTTTGAGATTATTGGAGAAGCAGCCAATCATGTGCCTTTCGAGGTTCAAGAACGTTTCCGAAAAATTCCCTGGGCGAAGATGAGAGGCATTAGAAATGTTTTGATTCACGAGTACTTTGGCGTGGACGCAGAAGTTGTTTGGCGGACAATTCAGGATGATTTGCCAGGCTTGAAAATGCTTTTGATGGAGATTGACAAAGACTGAACCAAGGCTCTCTAAGTGAAGATATCTGGCAGCTTCGACATGAGGTCTGCCGAGGCGTTCCGCCAGCTTTTTCTTGAATTGCTCCCGGATTCCACCATCCAGTTTTTTCCATTCCTTCAGAGCGGATCCTTTGAATTCAAGGCTATAGCTCATCGAGCGATACCGGGATTGTGGATTCCTTTTCCCGCTCTTTGACCAGGCGGGAGAGTTCATAATCCTCAAGCTGTTCCATAAGGGACCCCGGAGGGGACGTAGGTGACTTGTTGACTTACCACGGCAGAATGTTGGACGAACACCCATGGCAAGAGTTTGCATTAACATTCAGACTCCCACCCGGTATTTCGTGGCTCTGCCAAGTGAATAATTGACAAGGTGGAGCACAAGTGGCACACTGACGAAAAAGGAGATTTGCCATGCCTGCAAAAAACCCAAGAGTCAACGTAGTCCTTGAAAAACCCCTCTATAATGCCCTCCATGACCTCGCCGAAGACGAAGGTGTCTCCATGTCCATGTTGATGCGGGACCTGGTAAGGGAGGCCCTCGAAATCCGGGAAGATCGAGCACTGGCCGATTTAGCCGCCGAACGGGAAAATGGTTTTGACCGCCGTAAGGCTGTAAGCCATGAAGATGTCTGGGGGTAGGGTGGCATTTTCGGTCATCTATCATCCCGATGTCAAAGGGCGAGACATCCCTAAGATAAACGGCGATGTCCGGGTGCGGATCAAAAAAGCGATCGAAACCCGACTCATGGTTGCCCCTCAAGAATATGGTGAACCATTGCGAAAGACCCTTAAGGGCTACTGGAAACTCAGGGTCGGGGATTGCCGCATTGTATTCAAGATTGACGGCGACGAAATTCTTATCCTCGGAATCTGCCATCGCAAGGGAGTTTATCCGCTGATGGAAAGCCGACAGTGAAAAAACCGTTTTTATGAGGCTGCGGGGTCAGGTCTTGCAATGCCACTTTTCACGCTAAACTACCGATGGAAAGAGAGGGGAAAGTTACGGCTCGTCCCTTACGCATTGAATTCCCTGGGGCTGTTTATCACCTTATCTCGCGTGGTAACGCCCGGCAGGGAATCTTTGAAGACGACAAAGACCGCGAGGTTTTCCTTAAATTCCTCAGTAAGGTCGTTCGAAAATATCGCTGGCTTTGTCCGTAGGTGATTTGTTGATTAATCGTGTGGTAACAGAGGCTGGAGAGGGGTAGGATGGTCCATTGTCTCTTAAACTCTTACGGCTCGCTGTATCAAAACCTGTTCAACATCCCTGCGGCCATCGATACAGGCCAATATGTGAACGGCGTTGTCCAGCACTTTATATATAATCCGATAAGGACCGTTGGTGATTTCTTGGATGTCCTGGATCCCCATCGGTGCCAGTTCCGGCAATGCGTGGCCGCGGTCCGGGAAGTTTTTGAGCTGTCGAGCGGCTTTTTCCAGTTTTTTTACCAAATCCCTGGCTCTTTCCTTGCCATCTCTGAGGGCCACATATCGATAGAGCTCAAAAAGATCGGAAAGGAAATCGGGGGCAAGCACAACCTGGTAGGTTTTCATTCCTTTTTTTCCTCATGGTCAATTTTTTTCCAGAGCTCTTCAAATCCCTCATCCAAAGTTTTTCCGCGACCTTCCCGGAGGCTGCGCTCGCTTTGCGCCAGCAGCTGCATGAGCGCAATGGTGTCTTTAAGGCGTTCATATTCACGGATGCCCATGATCACGGCTTTCGCTTCGCCATTTTGAGTAATAACCAGGGCGTTGCCATCCTGGTTGAGATGGTCCAAAACCTCAGCCGAATGGGCCTTGAAATAAGTAATCGGTTTAACGGATTCGCTCAGTTTCATCGCTGGAGCCTCCAAGTTTCTAACTGAATTCAGTTTAAATTAAGTTCGGCCAGAAGGCAAGACATGGCGCAACTCCTTGGATCCCTAAAACCTTTTTACACCCTGAACATGACGCGGATAACGTGTTGATGCACGCATCTTCGCGGATTCAAAGCGTTAAACCAGGGCTTGTGGTTAGGGATCCCGGAGGGCGGGCGCTGGGACTTGTGGATTATACATTTTGACTTTAATAAGAGGATGAGAAATTTTTGGCTGAAGCAATCTGCAGGATCAGTCTGTCGAGATAGGTGGTCACGGTGTCCCAGATGATTGTCAGGTCCAACTCGTAATAGCCGTGTGCCATGCGGTTTCGGATTCCGCGCATTTCGCGCCAGGGAATATCTGGATGGGCGGCGACAAAATCCGGATATTCGTTGATGATTTGGGTGGCTGCTTCGCCAATAATCATGATGTTGTATATGACCGCTGGTTGCGTTTTCCTGTCGTCCAGAAAAGTGCGCCTGGTCATGTCCCGGACGTACCCGGTTGCCAAGGTCGCTGCTTGTTCTATGTGATCGAGGTAATCCTCTACCGACAGATGTCGTTTCTTCGCGATCATATCTCTTTCGCTTCGTGAAGAACCTTGTCCCGAAACTTGGCCGGTAAATCCCCAGGGGTTAAAAGGTCAACCGGAACGCCAAGAATCTCTTCAAGGTCAACCTGGAGGCCTCCTAATTCGAAAAGGGTCGTGCCGGGCAACGTATCAACTAGCAGGTCGAGATCGCTTCCTTCTGTGTCTGTGCCCGCGAGAACAGAGCCAAAGATACGGGCATTGAATGCCTTTCGGGCACGGACAGCTTTTTTAACTTCCTCGCGGTGTATTTTGAGGGCGTATGATGGTTTCATGTGGGTCCTTGATACAAGGCAATTTT
This portion of the Syntrophotalea acetylenica genome encodes:
- a CDS encoding nucleotidyltransferase family protein, whose protein sequence is MQREQVIQILSQHMEEIRQKFDVQSLSLFGSVARGESRPDSDLDILVTYSQVPGLFKYLDLKEYLEDLFHQPVDLVTMKALKKQLRDEILGEAVHVH
- a CDS encoding DUF86 domain-containing protein, with protein sequence MSTRGWRFRIEDILEAITRIQEYSAGLDYPNWQQDQKTVDAVIRNFEIIGEAANHVPFEVQERFRKIPWAKMRGIRNVLIHEYFGVDAEVVWRTIQDDLPGLKMLLMEIDKD
- a CDS encoding ribbon-helix-helix domain-containing protein codes for the protein MPAKNPRVNVVLEKPLYNALHDLAEDEGVSMSMLMRDLVREALEIREDRALADLAAERENGFDRRKAVSHEDVWG
- a CDS encoding type II toxin-antitoxin system RelE family toxin encodes the protein MAFSVIYHPDVKGRDIPKINGDVRVRIKKAIETRLMVAPQEYGEPLRKTLKGYWKLRVGDCRIVFKIDGDEILILGICHRKGVYPLMESRQ
- a CDS encoding type II toxin-antitoxin system RelE/ParE family toxin, with the translated sequence MKTYQVVLAPDFLSDLFELYRYVALRDGKERARDLVKKLEKAARQLKNFPDRGHALPELAPMGIQDIQEITNGPYRIIYKVLDNAVHILACIDGRRDVEQVLIQRAVRV
- a CDS encoding type II toxin-antitoxin system Phd/YefM family antitoxin, translating into MKLSESVKPITYFKAHSAEVLDHLNQDGNALVITQNGEAKAVIMGIREYERLKDTIALMQLLAQSERSLREGRGKTLDEGFEELWKKIDHEEKKE
- a CDS encoding DUF86 domain-containing protein, which produces MIAKKRHLSVEDYLDHIEQAATLATGYVRDMTRRTFLDDRKTQPAVIYNIMIIGEAATQIINEYPDFVAAHPDIPWREMRGIRNRMAHGYYELDLTIIWDTVTTYLDRLILQIASAKNFSSSY
- a CDS encoding nucleotidyltransferase family protein, with the translated sequence MKPSYALKIHREEVKKAVRARKAFNARIFGSVLAGTDTEGSDLDLLVDTLPGTTLFELGGLQVDLEEILGVPVDLLTPGDLPAKFRDKVLHEAKEI